Proteins from one Pseudomonas bijieensis genomic window:
- a CDS encoding transporter yields the protein MKQFRYLSLAALLPCLSSHALEVDPGDYEPLPVGATIGVVYYQHATTDNAYSQGHKTSSDFNLTSDIGILRLLHVYQLSERLTIEPQFLLPFGHVSGGGDASGLGDASGIGDLILTAPLKYRLNDANDTLGATAYLYVPTGDYDKDDALNLGENRWKVDLQAAYVKHFSDKWAIDLVGDAIWYADNNDFGASSARREQDASYGAQLMGRYMPDETTALAIGFGHSWGGENQVDGVNQDDKTETTNVRVTARKFFTAKDQIQVQLGRDLAVENGPKEDFRMNLRYVRVF from the coding sequence ATGAAACAGTTTCGCTACCTGTCGCTTGCAGCCCTCCTCCCCTGCCTTTCCTCCCACGCTCTCGAGGTGGATCCTGGCGATTACGAGCCGCTCCCCGTTGGGGCGACCATTGGCGTGGTCTACTACCAGCACGCCACCACGGACAATGCCTACTCCCAGGGGCACAAGACCAGTTCCGATTTCAACCTGACTTCCGATATCGGCATTCTGCGTCTGCTGCACGTCTACCAGTTGAGCGAGCGGCTGACCATCGAGCCGCAATTCCTGTTGCCCTTCGGTCATGTCTCAGGCGGTGGTGACGCTTCTGGTTTAGGCGACGCCAGCGGCATCGGCGACCTCATTCTTACAGCGCCGCTCAAGTACCGGCTCAACGATGCCAATGACACCCTCGGTGCGACTGCTTACTTGTACGTGCCTACTGGCGACTATGACAAAGACGACGCCCTCAACCTTGGCGAGAACCGTTGGAAGGTTGATCTCCAGGCCGCTTACGTCAAGCACTTCTCGGACAAGTGGGCCATCGACCTCGTAGGTGACGCCATCTGGTACGCAGACAACAACGACTTCGGCGCCAGCTCCGCCCGTCGGGAGCAGGACGCTTCCTACGGCGCTCAGTTGATGGGGCGCTACATGCCCGACGAGACAACTGCACTGGCTATCGGCTTCGGCCACAGTTGGGGCGGGGAAAACCAGGTCGATGGTGTCAACCAGGACGACAAGACGGAAACCACCAACGTCCGCGTCACGGCCAGAAAGTTTTTCACCGCCAAGGACCAAATCCAAGTGCAACTGGGACGCGACCTTGCGGTGGAGAACGGCCCCAAGGAGGACTTTCGCATGAACCTGCGCTACGTGCGGGTTTTCTAG
- a CDS encoding phenylacetaldoxime dehydratase family protein: MESAIDKHLKCPRTLSRRVHDDYKPPFPMFVGRADENVKQVVMAYLGVQFRDEQRAAALQAMRYIDASFALSDGPGNHDLTYHLDNQGYENFIAVGYWRDPAAYHRWLLSAPVADWWGDEARLSEGLGYFREVIAPRADQFETLYAFKEDLPGVGAVMDGISGEVEEHGYWGSARDRFAISQTDWMQPTGELQVISGDPAKGGKVVIRGHDNLTLIRSGQDWVEAGEEERALYFTEMLPPLQDGMNFLRDEGQALGCYSNRFVRNVDLDGNLLDIAYDIGHWRSLDKLERWAESHPTHLRIFTTFFRVIGGLSKLRLYHEVSVADGSQQLFEYINCHPQTGMMRDAQVSPT; this comes from the coding sequence ATGGAATCTGCAATCGATAAACATCTCAAATGTCCCCGGACTTTGTCCCGTCGTGTTCACGACGATTACAAGCCACCCTTCCCGATGTTTGTTGGGCGAGCTGACGAAAACGTGAAGCAAGTTGTGATGGCCTACCTCGGGGTGCAATTTCGCGACGAACAACGCGCCGCCGCCCTGCAGGCCATGCGCTACATTGACGCCAGCTTTGCCCTCTCCGATGGCCCTGGGAATCACGACCTGACCTACCACCTCGACAATCAGGGTTATGAAAACTTCATCGCCGTGGGCTACTGGCGTGATCCCGCCGCCTATCACCGTTGGTTACTTTCAGCGCCTGTAGCCGACTGGTGGGGTGACGAGGCACGCCTGAGCGAGGGACTGGGGTATTTCCGCGAGGTCATCGCACCGCGCGCCGATCAGTTCGAGACGTTGTATGCATTCAAGGAAGATTTGCCAGGTGTCGGTGCGGTCATGGACGGCATCAGTGGCGAGGTCGAAGAGCACGGCTACTGGGGTTCGGCACGCGACCGATTTGCCATATCACAGACCGATTGGATGCAACCGACCGGCGAACTACAAGTGATTTCCGGGGACCCGGCCAAGGGCGGCAAGGTCGTGATACGCGGCCACGACAACCTGACGCTGATCCGTTCTGGACAGGACTGGGTCGAAGCCGGCGAGGAAGAGCGCGCGCTGTACTTCACCGAAATGCTCCCCCCTCTACAAGACGGCATGAACTTCCTGCGTGACGAGGGCCAGGCGTTGGGCTGCTACAGCAATCGCTTCGTACGCAATGTCGACCTGGATGGCAATCTGCTCGACATCGCCTATGACATCGGTCACTGGCGATCACTCGACAAACTGGAACGCTGGGCAGAATCCCATCCCACTCACTTGCGTATTTTCACCACGTTCTTTCGCGTGATCGGGGGCCTTTCGAAGCTGCGGCTGTATCACGAGGTCTCGGTAGCGGACGGTAGCCAGCAACTGTTCGAGTACATCAACTGCCATCCGCAGACCGGGATGATGCGCGACGCGCAAGTGTCGCCCACCTGA
- a CDS encoding helix-turn-helix domain-containing protein, whose product MSQPCQYSTLAVTAPLRFDYWKEVVCHHCLDADSKLLAQSDFDGALEVHSMGVLDICTLSAPLHYWERSAQHLRSDPNDDLWLGFTRSGYGELEQADRRTKLTADDLFLYDASQPFRFSFGGTDNHLVRIPRQLLSQRLPGIADCTAVVLDDRRPGVIPLREMLRQAASMPLGFQNTGVSSRYSSTLLDLLVVSLELQDLKQTHDELDLYGRIMNYIRQYLTEADLSLERIAQAHHVSTRTVTRAFARHQKSPVAEIWKARLLASRDAIERGQVRSISQAALDFGFSDFSHFSHAFRKAFGIAPHTLLRRE is encoded by the coding sequence ATGAGTCAGCCATGTCAGTATTCAACCCTTGCCGTTACGGCACCCCTGCGGTTCGATTACTGGAAGGAAGTGGTTTGTCACCACTGCCTGGACGCAGACAGCAAACTGCTGGCGCAGAGCGATTTTGACGGGGCGCTGGAGGTACATAGCATGGGCGTATTGGACATCTGCACGTTGTCCGCACCCTTGCACTATTGGGAGCGGTCCGCCCAGCACTTACGCAGTGATCCTAACGACGATTTGTGGTTGGGCTTTACCAGGAGCGGTTATGGCGAACTGGAGCAAGCTGACCGACGGACGAAGCTGACGGCGGACGATCTGTTTCTTTATGACGCATCCCAGCCGTTCAGATTCAGCTTCGGTGGTACGGACAATCACCTTGTCCGCATTCCGCGACAACTGCTCAGCCAGCGGTTGCCCGGCATAGCAGATTGCACCGCTGTGGTTCTGGATGATCGTCGTCCAGGGGTGATTCCGTTACGCGAGATGCTACGCCAGGCTGCGAGTATGCCATTAGGCTTCCAGAACACAGGAGTATCCAGTCGTTACTCCAGCACGTTGCTCGACCTTCTGGTGGTCAGCCTGGAACTCCAGGATTTAAAGCAGACTCATGACGAGTTGGACCTGTATGGTCGGATCATGAATTACATCCGCCAATATTTGACCGAGGCGGACCTGTCGCTCGAACGCATTGCTCAAGCTCACCATGTCTCCACGCGCACTGTTACGCGTGCTTTCGCTCGTCATCAGAAATCGCCGGTCGCGGAAATTTGGAAGGCGCGATTGCTCGCGAGCCGCGACGCGATTGAGCGTGGTCAAGTCCGCAGTATTTCTCAGGCGGCGCTGGATTTCGGTTTCTCCGACTTCTCTCATTTCAGCCACGCCTTTCGCAAGGCATTCGGCATTGCTCCCCACACTCTCCTGCGGCGAGAGTGA
- a CDS encoding LysR family transcriptional regulator, whose product MDWSDVRVFLAIARSGSLGAAAKQLGVSHPTVGRRLQVLEQSSGQPIFLRTTQGLVLTDSGEKLLSLAQEMEQSALAIERRLAGDSAQPEGVLRISSADWFACYVLAPVLNELGRRYPLIVPEVIAGHRLFDLARRDADIAFRIVPFTEPDIVHRKLTTLSYGLYAAVGSPDPAPQGDGVGLITMSVAQSHYPDVQWLQQRYPLARTVFTSSSRTVQAQMCAQGQGVAVLPRVLGDQLTALRLIDPHEPPPGRDIWMGYHQDMRRMDSLRALADLASSMIGSQEGS is encoded by the coding sequence ATGGACTGGAGTGATGTGCGGGTCTTTCTCGCGATTGCCCGCAGCGGGTCGTTGGGCGCTGCCGCCAAGCAGTTGGGTGTTAGCCATCCGACCGTGGGGCGGCGCTTGCAGGTGCTTGAACAGTCCAGTGGCCAGCCCATTTTTCTTCGTACCACCCAAGGTCTTGTACTGACCGACAGCGGAGAAAAGCTGCTCAGCCTGGCGCAGGAAATGGAGCAAAGTGCGTTGGCAATCGAAAGGCGCCTTGCGGGGGACAGCGCACAGCCAGAAGGTGTGTTGCGCATTTCTTCCGCTGACTGGTTCGCCTGTTACGTGCTGGCCCCGGTCCTGAACGAACTGGGGCGACGTTATCCGCTGATCGTGCCCGAGGTCATCGCGGGGCATCGATTGTTTGACCTTGCTCGTCGCGACGCCGACATCGCGTTTCGGATCGTGCCTTTCACCGAACCCGATATCGTTCACCGCAAGCTGACTACCCTGAGCTATGGGTTATACGCAGCCGTCGGATCTCCTGACCCCGCGCCACAGGGCGACGGGGTTGGTTTGATTACCATGAGTGTTGCCCAGTCTCATTATCCCGATGTGCAGTGGCTGCAGCAGCGTTACCCTCTGGCCCGTACTGTGTTCACCAGTAGCAGCCGCACAGTCCAGGCGCAAATGTGCGCGCAAGGGCAGGGTGTCGCCGTATTGCCCCGCGTCCTGGGCGACCAGTTAACGGCGCTGCGGCTGATTGATCCGCATGAACCGCCACCGGGTCGCGACATATGGATGGGTTATCACCAGGACATGCGGCGGATGGACAGCCTTCGCGCCCTTGCCGACCTTGCCTCGAGCATGATCGGCTCGCAGGAAGGCAGTTGA
- a CDS encoding NAD(P)-binding domain-containing protein: MKIGFIGVGSMARAIIPLLIRAGHHVSAWNRSHAAVMDLEGVSVLESPSSAFQQEVVINMLADDAAVREVLLSSAALEKADRACVHIVMSTLSPSLMVELQGVHDAIGIELIAAPVFGVPAVAANGELNILAAGSQGAISTVQPLFDLLGKKTWYLGDQPEQACIAKIAGNMMITQAIQSLGEATELVQRHGLSPSIFVALMTQTLFACSTYQRYGQNIVNGRFEPGFKLSLGLKDINLAIDAARLKSLELPAADAARSKMTSAVTRGYGLKDWSVFATQTVIRSTDHAQQPWRTAPIKRSRRGNFWVTGARVTHNGKSYQKGPMYVAWESPEHITQPYPVVLVHGGTLQGTEWLDTPDGRPGWAQRFVEAGFVVFRVDRPGHGRSPYHPDIMGPVGPAFSYERAREVYFPEGGGETQWPFEPDDEAAFDAFIAAYGPMPADLAASQTLDADRLAELLDRIGKAIIVTHSASGPSGWLVADRRPDLVAGIVAVEPMGPVFGHTPGIGSLDWGLTAAPLTFDPPRKTPEQVRTAEPSTLKIPGLQGVPVALLTGETSAFASYASSIVPFLRNAGANIQHLDLPALGIHGNGHGLIYERNSDSAFKVVAQWLEKSLSMPDPA; encoded by the coding sequence ATGAAGATTGGCTTTATCGGTGTGGGAAGCATGGCCAGAGCGATCATTCCGTTGCTCATCCGGGCCGGCCATCACGTATCGGCGTGGAACCGTAGTCACGCTGCGGTTATGGATCTGGAAGGAGTAAGCGTTCTCGAATCCCCGTCCTCGGCATTTCAGCAGGAGGTCGTCATCAACATGCTTGCCGATGATGCCGCCGTCAGGGAGGTGTTGCTATCCAGCGCAGCTCTGGAAAAAGCAGACAGGGCTTGCGTTCATATCGTGATGTCGACCTTGTCGCCTTCGCTCATGGTGGAGTTGCAGGGCGTGCATGATGCAATCGGCATTGAATTGATCGCGGCGCCAGTTTTCGGCGTGCCTGCCGTGGCGGCAAATGGCGAGTTGAATATCCTGGCGGCCGGATCGCAGGGAGCGATCTCGACGGTCCAACCGCTGTTTGACCTGCTCGGGAAAAAGACCTGGTACCTGGGCGATCAACCTGAACAGGCGTGTATCGCGAAGATCGCCGGCAACATGATGATCACTCAAGCCATCCAGTCGCTGGGCGAAGCAACCGAACTCGTTCAACGCCATGGTCTGAGCCCCTCGATTTTCGTCGCCCTCATGACCCAGACACTGTTCGCCTGCTCTACTTATCAGCGCTATGGGCAGAACATCGTGAACGGACGTTTTGAACCGGGTTTCAAACTGTCTCTTGGCCTCAAGGATATAAATCTGGCTATTGATGCGGCACGTCTCAAGAGCCTGGAATTGCCTGCAGCCGATGCCGCGCGATCGAAAATGACGTCGGCAGTAACCCGGGGATACGGGCTCAAGGACTGGTCGGTTTTCGCTACGCAGACAGTTATCCGATCAACCGATCACGCCCAGCAACCCTGGCGAACCGCACCGATAAAACGCTCGCGCCGTGGCAACTTCTGGGTGACCGGAGCCCGCGTTACCCATAACGGTAAAAGCTACCAAAAGGGGCCGATGTACGTAGCCTGGGAATCCCCTGAGCACATCACTCAGCCCTATCCCGTGGTGCTGGTGCACGGTGGCACGCTGCAAGGCACTGAATGGCTGGATACACCCGATGGTCGTCCGGGCTGGGCCCAGCGGTTCGTCGAAGCAGGCTTCGTAGTCTTTCGCGTCGACAGGCCCGGCCACGGGCGATCGCCGTATCACCCCGACATCATGGGACCGGTGGGGCCAGCGTTCTCCTATGAGCGCGCCCGCGAAGTCTACTTTCCAGAGGGAGGTGGAGAAACGCAATGGCCGTTTGAGCCAGATGACGAAGCGGCGTTTGACGCCTTCATAGCAGCTTACGGCCCCATGCCGGCTGACCTTGCGGCCTCGCAGACCCTGGACGCGGATCGACTGGCCGAACTGCTCGACAGAATCGGCAAGGCCATCATCGTTACACATTCCGCTTCCGGGCCCAGTGGCTGGTTGGTCGCCGATCGTCGACCCGACCTGGTCGCAGGTATTGTGGCGGTGGAACCTATGGGGCCGGTATTTGGCCACACGCCGGGTATAGGCAGCCTCGACTGGGGCCTGACCGCCGCCCCTCTGACCTTTGATCCACCTCGCAAAACGCCGGAGCAAGTCCGCACAGCAGAACCATCAACCCTGAAAATCCCCGGATTGCAGGGTGTTCCGGTAGCGCTGTTGACAGGTGAGACATCAGCGTTTGCTTCTTACGCATCCAGCATCGTCCCTTTCCTGCGAAATGCGGGTGCCAACATTCAACACCTGGATCTACCGGCACTGGGCATCCACGGCAACGGCCACGGATTGATCTATGAACGCAATTCAGATTCGGCTTTCAAGGTAGTCGCGCAGTGGCTGGAAAAATCGTTGAGCATGCCCGATCCCGCGTAG
- a CDS encoding nuclear transport factor 2 family protein: MNIEELTTRLDALESRAAIESLISAYANAFDRVDASLLSAIWHEESTLDLPGFGKAGNRDEILVMAQNSWRQMPHMHHWMANPLIQIEGDSAVGTVAADCLFHDIEKGPVQVSGLYHDRFERRDGKWAFLSRRFELHFLTPLKDWVPISGDEKYAVEQHQSRSTLSKG, encoded by the coding sequence ATGAACATTGAAGAACTGACCACCCGACTGGACGCCCTGGAAAGTCGCGCCGCCATCGAGTCGCTGATCAGCGCCTACGCCAATGCCTTCGACCGCGTCGACGCGTCGCTCCTGAGCGCAATCTGGCACGAAGAATCGACACTGGATCTACCGGGTTTCGGCAAGGCCGGAAACCGTGACGAAATCCTGGTTATGGCGCAAAACAGCTGGCGCCAGATGCCACATATGCACCACTGGATGGCCAATCCGCTGATCCAAATCGAGGGTGACAGCGCGGTAGGTACGGTAGCTGCGGATTGCCTGTTCCATGACATTGAAAAAGGCCCGGTGCAAGTCAGCGGGTTGTACCACGACAGGTTTGAACGTCGGGACGGAAAATGGGCGTTCTTGTCACGTCGTTTTGAACTGCATTTCCTGACACCGTTGAAAGATTGGGTACCCATATCGGGTGATGAAAAGTACGCAGTGGAGCAACATCAGAGCCGGAGCACGCTTTCAAAGGGATAA
- a CDS encoding MFS transporter — protein MPQKKVAPPEPRRWLMFAILLVGAFLPPLDFFIVNVALPSIQQSLGTASSAEQLIISSYATLYAVTLITGGRLGDIYGRMRMFFLGLVGFAVASLICGVAESPWVLIAGRSLQGVTAAVMAPQALASAQAIFPESEKPLALSLYGAVFGLASVVGQALGGILISLNLMGLGWRAIFLVNLPIALLVILIAIPVVRETRAQHTSKLDLGGTVLSMVTLGALIVPLIEGREAGWPLWAWLSLAAVPLLAWLFWHYEARLHQAQGAPLLNPAALRTPGLGRALLVALTFYAIGVFFLLFSIYLQGALHTSPLNAGLVFLPFGAGFLLGPLSTPQFRRFLGAYVNPVGMGLEVLGFVLLAWLVAHTPMAVTPPALPLAVILFLIGFGQGLALPTLMRMITGRVAPAYSGMIAGIASSTLQISTSLSVAIIGGIFYTLLGTDTDAAAITHAFTVSIFCIAACLALGAGLSLTLARQPAAQLQTAAMRPAE, from the coding sequence ATGCCTCAGAAAAAAGTCGCCCCACCAGAACCGCGGCGCTGGTTGATGTTCGCCATCTTATTGGTCGGTGCGTTTTTACCGCCTCTGGATTTTTTCATCGTGAACGTGGCGCTGCCCTCGATTCAGCAATCGCTGGGCACGGCCTCATCCGCCGAACAGTTGATCATCTCCTCGTATGCGACGCTTTATGCCGTGACACTGATTACCGGCGGACGGCTTGGTGACATCTACGGTCGCATGAGAATGTTTTTCCTTGGCCTGGTTGGTTTCGCAGTTGCCTCACTGATCTGCGGCGTCGCCGAATCACCTTGGGTGTTGATCGCCGGACGTTCGCTGCAAGGCGTGACGGCAGCCGTCATGGCGCCCCAGGCACTCGCTTCGGCGCAGGCTATATTTCCCGAGTCCGAAAAGCCCTTGGCGCTGAGTCTCTATGGCGCGGTCTTTGGACTGGCGTCGGTAGTCGGCCAGGCACTTGGCGGGATATTGATATCGCTCAACCTGATGGGCTTGGGGTGGCGGGCGATATTTCTGGTTAATTTGCCGATTGCGTTGCTGGTCATCCTGATCGCAATTCCCGTGGTCAGGGAAACCCGCGCACAACATACAAGCAAGCTGGATCTGGGCGGAACGGTACTGTCCATGGTGACGCTTGGGGCTCTGATCGTTCCATTGATCGAAGGGCGTGAGGCGGGCTGGCCTTTGTGGGCCTGGCTGTCGCTTGCGGCGGTGCCGCTGCTGGCCTGGCTGTTCTGGCACTACGAAGCCCGTTTGCACCAAGCGCAAGGCGCACCGTTGCTCAATCCTGCCGCACTGCGCACGCCTGGGCTGGGCCGGGCACTGCTCGTCGCCCTGACCTTTTACGCGATCGGCGTGTTTTTCTTGCTGTTTTCCATTTATTTACAGGGAGCGCTGCATACGAGCCCACTCAATGCAGGCCTCGTCTTCCTTCCTTTCGGCGCGGGATTTTTGCTGGGACCACTCTCCACCCCTCAATTCAGGCGTTTTCTGGGGGCATACGTCAATCCGGTCGGGATGGGACTTGAAGTGTTGGGATTCGTGCTCCTGGCCTGGCTCGTGGCGCACACACCGATGGCCGTCACGCCCCCTGCGCTGCCCCTCGCCGTCATCCTCTTTCTGATCGGTTTCGGACAAGGACTGGCCCTTCCGACATTGATGCGCATGATCACAGGACGCGTGGCGCCCGCATATTCCGGCATGATTGCGGGCATTGCCAGTTCCACCCTGCAAATCAGCACGTCACTGAGCGTGGCGATAATAGGCGGCATTTTCTACACCCTTCTGGGCACGGATACAGACGCGGCGGCCATCACCCACGCCTTCACCGTTTCCATATTCTGCATCGCGGCATGCCTGGCCTTGGGCGCGGGACTCAGCCTTACCCTGGCACGCCAACCTGCTGCGCAATTGCAAACGGCAGCCATGCGCCCGGCAGAGTGA
- a CDS encoding group I truncated hemoglobin, with protein MTDQQPSMEKQPSLYTRLGGYDAIYQFAGAVLRKTMGHPAIGHIWAHMSESTFQKEHINFVDFLSEHWGGSAKYRGRDMVTAHRGMGLTEVHWQAVLDCLEACYDDYGLAPDLRKEVNDFLIKFKPAVIGSPSYRDVVLAHPEMDPAKGMKSVGVFWPKPGKSSQKQTTPESEN; from the coding sequence ATGACCGACCAGCAACCCTCCATGGAAAAACAACCCTCCCTCTATACCCGTCTTGGTGGCTATGACGCTATCTATCAGTTCGCAGGCGCAGTGTTGAGAAAAACAATGGGACACCCCGCCATCGGGCACATCTGGGCCCATATGTCGGAATCAACGTTCCAAAAGGAGCACATCAATTTTGTCGATTTCCTTTCCGAGCACTGGGGTGGAAGCGCCAAATACAGGGGCAGAGACATGGTCACCGCGCATCGCGGAATGGGTCTGACCGAGGTGCATTGGCAAGCCGTGCTCGATTGTCTCGAGGCGTGCTACGACGACTATGGTCTGGCCCCGGATCTGCGCAAGGAGGTCAATGACTTCCTCATCAAGTTCAAACCGGCGGTGATCGGGAGCCCCTCCTATCGGGACGTCGTACTCGCGCACCCGGAAATGGACCCAGCCAAAGGAATGAAGAGCGTTGGGGTTTTCTGGCCGAAACCCGGGAAGTCCTCGCAGAAACAGACCACGCCTGAATCCGAAAACTGA
- a CDS encoding heavy metal sensor histidine kinase, whose protein sequence is MRSRRQPSLTLRSTVAFSMVAMLAVAGAGAYLYQTMKASVLVYSDHAVMGRLEHFRKLLHYELAIEKLRDSPQIFKNMLDSEDDIFIIEEPGQPPVIQVNPLNVTLPELPVIGQDTKLSVSDLRSGVTDSGTMLRAATVVTTSGGREVRLTAAHLMGKEMAMLAAYRERIYLAVALAFLATALLGYLVLRRGLRPLRKMAAHAAAITPERLHSRMDSADTPVELQQLSDAYNAMLDRLAQGYQRLTQFSADLAHEIRTPVGSLMGHCQVALRQRRSEDDYQALIASNLEELERISRIVESILFLARADEAQAVVERQKLSLHDESQRIAEYFEGLAEERQMSFQITGDGNVLADPLLLRRALSNLVANAIRYAYEGTEILMRVMENHGGARIEVENQGPVLSDETLGKLFDRFYRGDASRHQNSDSYGLGLAIVVAIMQLHGGHVRVEQPKPGTIRFSLSFPAA, encoded by the coding sequence ATGCGGTCCCGACGCCAACCCTCTCTGACCCTGCGATCGACCGTGGCGTTTTCCATGGTAGCGATGCTGGCCGTGGCCGGTGCGGGTGCTTATCTGTATCAGACGATGAAAGCCTCGGTATTGGTATACAGCGATCATGCGGTCATGGGCCGTCTGGAGCACTTTCGCAAGCTGCTGCATTACGAGCTCGCCATCGAAAAGCTGCGCGACAGCCCGCAGATTTTCAAGAACATGCTCGACAGCGAAGACGACATCTTCATCATTGAAGAGCCGGGGCAGCCACCGGTAATCCAGGTCAACCCACTCAACGTCACGCTGCCTGAACTGCCGGTGATCGGCCAGGATACAAAGCTGAGCGTCAGTGACCTGCGCAGCGGCGTGACTGACTCGGGGACAATGCTGCGCGCCGCGACCGTCGTCACGACGTCGGGTGGACGTGAAGTCCGACTGACCGCCGCGCACCTCATGGGCAAGGAAATGGCTATGCTCGCGGCGTATCGCGAGCGTATCTACCTGGCCGTTGCCCTGGCCTTTCTGGCAACCGCGTTGCTGGGTTACCTGGTACTGCGTCGAGGGCTGCGCCCGTTGCGCAAAATGGCCGCCCATGCGGCAGCCATAACGCCCGAGCGTCTGCACAGCCGCATGGACAGCGCCGATACGCCGGTTGAACTGCAACAGCTGAGTGACGCCTATAACGCGATGCTCGATCGCCTTGCCCAGGGTTATCAGCGGTTGACGCAGTTTTCCGCCGACCTTGCCCATGAAATCCGCACGCCGGTGGGATCGCTGATGGGGCATTGCCAGGTCGCCCTTCGCCAACGCCGCAGCGAGGATGACTATCAGGCACTGATCGCTTCGAACCTTGAAGAGCTCGAACGGATCTCGCGCATCGTCGAAAGCATTCTGTTCCTTGCGCGCGCCGATGAAGCGCAAGCAGTGGTGGAGCGCCAAAAGCTATCGCTGCATGACGAATCACAGCGCATTGCCGAATATTTTGAAGGCTTGGCCGAAGAGCGGCAAATGAGCTTCCAGATAACAGGCGATGGCAACGTGCTCGCCGACCCCTTGCTGCTGCGCAGAGCCTTGAGCAACCTGGTAGCAAACGCAATTCGCTACGCCTACGAAGGCACCGAGATTCTGATGCGGGTAATGGAAAACCACGGCGGTGCCCGGATTGAGGTGGAGAACCAAGGGCCTGTGCTGAGTGACGAAACCTTGGGCAAACTCTTCGACCGCTTTTACCGTGGCGATGCGTCTCGCCACCAAAACTCCGACTCTTACGGCCTTGGCCTCGCCATCGTCGTGGCAATCATGCAACTGCATGGGGGGCACGTGCGTGTCGAACAGCCGAAACCCGGAACTATCCGTTTTTCGCTGTCATTCCCTGCAGCTTGA
- a CDS encoding SDR family oxidoreductase yields the protein MFIYGSAAQLLTPLKMAALWFQSIHTTETEESDMSGKFANQVAVVTGASTGIGFAIAQGLIAEGARRVYITGRSAATLEAAVAKLGDRAIAVTSDVARQADLDKLKATIEARNDQLDSVFANAGICEKNPLGETTEAAYFNMFDINVKGVFFTVQTLMPLLKNGASIVLTASICSSNGMEGLSLYNASKAAVRSFARTWANELKGRKIRANVLSPGFTRTPLMDNGLKMSESDIAALRQHVEQITPLGYMAQPEEIASSALFLASADAKYVNGVELMVDGGLSQI from the coding sequence ATGTTCATTTATGGCAGTGCCGCCCAGCTCCTGACTCCTCTCAAAATGGCCGCACTGTGGTTTCAGTCGATCCACACAACCGAGACTGAGGAGTCAGATATGTCAGGTAAATTCGCTAATCAGGTTGCGGTCGTCACCGGCGCATCCACCGGGATCGGGTTTGCGATTGCGCAGGGCTTGATTGCCGAGGGGGCCAGACGTGTTTACATCACTGGGCGTTCTGCAGCCACGCTGGAAGCGGCGGTGGCCAAGCTGGGCGATAGAGCGATCGCGGTCACTTCCGATGTCGCGCGCCAGGCTGATCTGGATAAGCTCAAGGCGACGATCGAGGCCCGCAACGATCAGTTGGACTCAGTGTTTGCCAACGCGGGTATTTGCGAAAAAAATCCGCTGGGCGAGACCACCGAGGCGGCTTACTTCAACATGTTCGACATTAACGTGAAGGGCGTCTTTTTTACTGTGCAGACGTTGATGCCTTTGTTGAAAAATGGCGCTTCGATCGTGCTGACGGCTTCTATCTGCTCCAGCAATGGGATGGAAGGACTGAGCCTCTACAACGCATCCAAGGCTGCGGTGCGGTCTTTCGCAAGAACTTGGGCCAACGAACTGAAAGGTCGCAAGATTCGAGCGAATGTCCTGAGCCCAGGCTTCACCCGCACCCCTCTGATGGATAACGGCTTGAAGATGAGCGAAAGCGACATTGCCGCGCTGCGCCAGCATGTCGAGCAGATCACTCCGCTGGGGTATATGGCCCAACCTGAAGAAATCGCCTCGTCGGCACTGTTCCTTGCATCCGCCGATGCGAAATATGTCAACGGTGTGGAACTGATGGTCGACGGCGGCCTGTCGCAGATCTGA